A stretch of Apis cerana isolate GH-2021 linkage group LG1, AcerK_1.0, whole genome shotgun sequence DNA encodes these proteins:
- the LOC107994819 gene encoding protein numb isoform X5, whose amino-acid sequence MDRLRRSFRDSFRRRKDPHVPESSKPHQWQADETAVRSATCAFHVKYLGCVEVFESRGMQVCEEALKVLRNSRRRPVRAVLHVSGDGLRVVEDETKGLIVDQTIEKVSFCAPDRNHEKGFSYICRDGTTRRWMCHGFLALKESGERLSHAVGCAFAACLERKQRRDKECGVTMTFDSKTSTFTRSGSFRQPSLTERLQDSRERAVDVPPIKQVYNPFAIERPHATPSMLERQGSFRGFTQLNQASPFKRQLSLRINDLPSNLERTRSHSLEPTDLSRMPSAMSHIVPLKPPEFEGYDEVSPIPEISPGGQDSVSAMCQQLSQGLSLLSRTDDFGPISTQSSTSSVAKQLFTSTTANNTPPVTSSNSLDELKLQNGPSLNNNNNNNNNDKNDDLSNLNHVGPSWQEAPSPVLASNHRLTPILNKTSNLSPILPRTNAPTPIVMSTPAPNTTVSVFGTPASASPAFSTASTSSLANAPTPAMNRSPIPVTSVMTPKTSSPTTSMASVSPALSGKISNDVSQINQTSVANTITTSAVQSVSTTAALPKPEQWLGSITSSVPPSVQSPSQGQISPRRAPPLHARALSLGSAAMNQATRTGPSDPFDAEWAEIAARNLRQSSTTNPFIMPNATQAFQVQL is encoded by the exons ATGGACCGACTTCGACGAAGTTTTCGTGATAGCTTTCGACGGCGGAAAGATCCTCATGTACCGGAATCAAGTAAACCGCATCAATGGCAAGCGGACGAAACGGCTGTCCGCTCGGCCACGTGTGCTTTCCATGTTAAG TACCTGGGATGTGTTGAGGTGTTCGAATCAAGGGGTATGCAAGTGTGCGAGGAAGCTCTAAAAGTACTTAGG AACTCGAGGAGGCGGCCGGTACGTGCAGTGCTGCACGTATCAGGAGACGGTTTGCGGGTGGTTGAAGATGAGACAAAAGGGCTGATCGTCGATCAGACGATAGAAAAAGTTTCCTTTTGTGCTCCGGATCGAAATCACGAGAAAGGGTTCAGTTACATCTGTAGAGACGGCACGACCAGACGGTGGATGTGCCATGGATTTTTGGCATTGAAAGAATCG GGAGAACGTTTGAGTCATGCAGTGGGATGTGCTTTTGCTGCGTGTCTGGAAAGAAAGCAACGAAGGGACAAGGAATGCGGTGTCACGATGacgttcgattcgaaaacTTCAACCTTCACGAGGAGCGGCAGTTTCAGGCAGCCATCTTTAACCGAACGATTGCAGGATTCGCGCGAACGCGCCGTAG atGTACCACCTATAAAGCAAGTCTACAATCCTTTTGCGATAGAGAGACCACACGCCACCCCATCGATGCTCGAAAGACAAGGTTCCTTCCGGGGTTTCACTCAATTGAACCAAGCATCACCGTTCAAAAGGCAGCTTAGTTTACGGATTAACGATCTTCCTAGCAATCTTGAACGCACACGTAGCCATAGCCTTGAACCGACGGATTTGTCACGGATGCCATCTGCTATGTCTCACATCGTACCTCTGAAGCCACCAG AATTCGAAGGATATGACGAAG ttAGTCCAATACCAGAAATATCACCCGGGGGTCAAGATAGCGTTTCAGCGATGTGTCAGCAACTTTCACAAggtctttctcttctttcgagGACCGACGACTTCGGACCAATCTCTACGCAAAGCAGTACAAGCTCTGTGGCTAAACAGCTCTTCACCAGTACCACTGCTAATAATACTCCACCAG TGACGAGTAGCAATTCGTTGGACGAATTAAAACTGCAAAATGGTCCAAGTttgaacaacaacaacaacaacaacaacaacgataAGAACGACGATCTCAGTAATTTGAATCACGTTGGACCCAGTTGGCAGGAAGCTCCGTCACCTGTTTTGGCTTCGAATCACAGGCTTACACCAATCTTGAATAAAACCAGCAATCTTAGTCCCATCCTTCCAAGAACGAACGCGCCTACACCGATAGTTATGAGCACCCCCGCACCCAATACCACTGTCAGTGTGTTTGGAACACCAGCCTCGGCCAGTCCAGCCTTCAGCACAGCGTCCACGTCCTCCTTAGCAAATGCGCCCACACCGGCTATGAACAGGTCGCCGATACCAGTGACTTCAGTGATGACTCCCAAGACCAGCTCACCGACCACCAGCATGGCATCCGTCTCACCGGCTCTATCTGGAAAGATTTCTAATGATGTTAGTCAAATTAATCAAACCTCAGTGGCGAATACTATCACTACATCAGCG GTCCAATCAGTTTCAACAACAGCCGCATTGCCAAAGCCGGAGCAATGGCTGGGCAGTATAACCAGCTCGGTACCACCTTCAGTGCAATCTCCTTCGCAAGGACAAATAAGTCCTCGACGGGCACCACCTCTTCACGCGAGGGCGCTCTCCCTCGGTTCAGCCGCCATGAATCAGGCGACCAGAACTGGTCCTTCGGATCCATTCGACGCGGAATGGGCAGAAATAGCGGCGAGGAATCTGCGACAATCGAGCACCACAAACCCGTTCATAATGCCAAACGCGACCCAAGCATTCCAGGTGCAATTGTAG
- the LOC107994819 gene encoding protein numb isoform X9, with protein MGNHPSAHQPLERATNHAGNGLRLSKRERLPGKRMDRLRRSFRDSFRRRKDPHVPESSKPHQWQADETAVRSATCAFHVKYLGCVEVFESRGMQVCEEALKVLRGERLSHAVGCAFAACLERKQRRDKECGVTMTFDSKTSTFTRSGSFRQPSLTERLQDSRERAVDVPPIKQVYNPFAIERPHATPSMLERQGSFRGFTQLNQASPFKRQLSLRINDLPSNLERTRSHSLEPTDLSRMPSAMSHIVPLKPPVSPIPEISPGGQDSVSAMCQQLSQGLSLLSRTDDFGPISTQSSTSSVAKQLFTSTTANNTPPVTSSNSLDELKLQNGPSLNNNNNNNNNDKNDDLSNLNHVGPSWQEAPSPVLASNHRLTPILNKTSNLSPILPRTNAPTPIVMSTPAPNTTVSVFGTPASASPAFSTASTSSLANAPTPAMNRSPIPVTSVMTPKTSSPTTSMASVSPALSGKISNDVSQINQTSVANTITTSAVQSVSTTAALPKPEQWLGSITSSVPPSVQSPSQGQISPRRAPPLHARALSLGSAAMNQATRTGPSDPFDAEWAEIAARNLRQSSTTNPFIMPNATQAFQVQL; from the exons AGGTTACCGGGAAAAAGAATGGACCGACTTCGACGAAGTTTTCGTGATAGCTTTCGACGGCGGAAAGATCCTCATGTACCGGAATCAAGTAAACCGCATCAATGGCAAGCGGACGAAACGGCTGTCCGCTCGGCCACGTGTGCTTTCCATGTTAAG TACCTGGGATGTGTTGAGGTGTTCGAATCAAGGGGTATGCAAGTGTGCGAGGAAGCTCTAAAAGTACTTAGG GGAGAACGTTTGAGTCATGCAGTGGGATGTGCTTTTGCTGCGTGTCTGGAAAGAAAGCAACGAAGGGACAAGGAATGCGGTGTCACGATGacgttcgattcgaaaacTTCAACCTTCACGAGGAGCGGCAGTTTCAGGCAGCCATCTTTAACCGAACGATTGCAGGATTCGCGCGAACGCGCCGTAG atGTACCACCTATAAAGCAAGTCTACAATCCTTTTGCGATAGAGAGACCACACGCCACCCCATCGATGCTCGAAAGACAAGGTTCCTTCCGGGGTTTCACTCAATTGAACCAAGCATCACCGTTCAAAAGGCAGCTTAGTTTACGGATTAACGATCTTCCTAGCAATCTTGAACGCACACGTAGCCATAGCCTTGAACCGACGGATTTGTCACGGATGCCATCTGCTATGTCTCACATCGTACCTCTGAAGCCACCAG ttAGTCCAATACCAGAAATATCACCCGGGGGTCAAGATAGCGTTTCAGCGATGTGTCAGCAACTTTCACAAggtctttctcttctttcgagGACCGACGACTTCGGACCAATCTCTACGCAAAGCAGTACAAGCTCTGTGGCTAAACAGCTCTTCACCAGTACCACTGCTAATAATACTCCACCAG TGACGAGTAGCAATTCGTTGGACGAATTAAAACTGCAAAATGGTCCAAGTttgaacaacaacaacaacaacaacaacaacgataAGAACGACGATCTCAGTAATTTGAATCACGTTGGACCCAGTTGGCAGGAAGCTCCGTCACCTGTTTTGGCTTCGAATCACAGGCTTACACCAATCTTGAATAAAACCAGCAATCTTAGTCCCATCCTTCCAAGAACGAACGCGCCTACACCGATAGTTATGAGCACCCCCGCACCCAATACCACTGTCAGTGTGTTTGGAACACCAGCCTCGGCCAGTCCAGCCTTCAGCACAGCGTCCACGTCCTCCTTAGCAAATGCGCCCACACCGGCTATGAACAGGTCGCCGATACCAGTGACTTCAGTGATGACTCCCAAGACCAGCTCACCGACCACCAGCATGGCATCCGTCTCACCGGCTCTATCTGGAAAGATTTCTAATGATGTTAGTCAAATTAATCAAACCTCAGTGGCGAATACTATCACTACATCAGCG GTCCAATCAGTTTCAACAACAGCCGCATTGCCAAAGCCGGAGCAATGGCTGGGCAGTATAACCAGCTCGGTACCACCTTCAGTGCAATCTCCTTCGCAAGGACAAATAAGTCCTCGACGGGCACCACCTCTTCACGCGAGGGCGCTCTCCCTCGGTTCAGCCGCCATGAATCAGGCGACCAGAACTGGTCCTTCGGATCCATTCGACGCGGAATGGGCAGAAATAGCGGCGAGGAATCTGCGACAATCGAGCACCACAAACCCGTTCATAATGCCAAACGCGACCCAAGCATTCCAGGTGCAATTGTAG
- the LOC107994819 gene encoding protein numb isoform X10: MGNHPSAHQPLERATNHAGNGLRLSKRERLPGKRMDRLRRSFRDSFRRRKDPHVPESSKPHQWQADETAVRSATCAFHVKYLGCVEVFESRGMQVCEEALKVLRGERLSHAVGCAFAACLERKQRRDKECGVTMTFDSKTSTFTRSGSFRQPSLTERLQDSRERAVDVPPIKQVYNPFAIERPHATPSMLERQGSFRGFTQLNQASPFKRQLSLRINDLPSNLERTRSHSLEPTDLSRMPSAMSHIVPLKPPVSPIPEISPGGQDSVSAMCQQLSQGLSLLSRTDDFGPISTQSSTSSVAKQLFTSTTANNTPPVTSSNSLDELKLQNGPSLNNNNNNNNNDKNDDLSNLNHVGPSWQEAPSPVLASNHRLTPILNKTSNLSPILPRTNAPTPIVMSTPAPNTTVSVFGTPASASPAFSTASTSSLANAPTPAMNRSPIPVTSVMTPKTSSPTTSMASVSPALSGKISNDVQSVSTTAALPKPEQWLGSITSSVPPSVQSPSQGQISPRRAPPLHARALSLGSAAMNQATRTGPSDPFDAEWAEIAARNLRQSSTTNPFIMPNATQAFQVQL; encoded by the exons AGGTTACCGGGAAAAAGAATGGACCGACTTCGACGAAGTTTTCGTGATAGCTTTCGACGGCGGAAAGATCCTCATGTACCGGAATCAAGTAAACCGCATCAATGGCAAGCGGACGAAACGGCTGTCCGCTCGGCCACGTGTGCTTTCCATGTTAAG TACCTGGGATGTGTTGAGGTGTTCGAATCAAGGGGTATGCAAGTGTGCGAGGAAGCTCTAAAAGTACTTAGG GGAGAACGTTTGAGTCATGCAGTGGGATGTGCTTTTGCTGCGTGTCTGGAAAGAAAGCAACGAAGGGACAAGGAATGCGGTGTCACGATGacgttcgattcgaaaacTTCAACCTTCACGAGGAGCGGCAGTTTCAGGCAGCCATCTTTAACCGAACGATTGCAGGATTCGCGCGAACGCGCCGTAG atGTACCACCTATAAAGCAAGTCTACAATCCTTTTGCGATAGAGAGACCACACGCCACCCCATCGATGCTCGAAAGACAAGGTTCCTTCCGGGGTTTCACTCAATTGAACCAAGCATCACCGTTCAAAAGGCAGCTTAGTTTACGGATTAACGATCTTCCTAGCAATCTTGAACGCACACGTAGCCATAGCCTTGAACCGACGGATTTGTCACGGATGCCATCTGCTATGTCTCACATCGTACCTCTGAAGCCACCAG ttAGTCCAATACCAGAAATATCACCCGGGGGTCAAGATAGCGTTTCAGCGATGTGTCAGCAACTTTCACAAggtctttctcttctttcgagGACCGACGACTTCGGACCAATCTCTACGCAAAGCAGTACAAGCTCTGTGGCTAAACAGCTCTTCACCAGTACCACTGCTAATAATACTCCACCAG TGACGAGTAGCAATTCGTTGGACGAATTAAAACTGCAAAATGGTCCAAGTttgaacaacaacaacaacaacaacaacaacgataAGAACGACGATCTCAGTAATTTGAATCACGTTGGACCCAGTTGGCAGGAAGCTCCGTCACCTGTTTTGGCTTCGAATCACAGGCTTACACCAATCTTGAATAAAACCAGCAATCTTAGTCCCATCCTTCCAAGAACGAACGCGCCTACACCGATAGTTATGAGCACCCCCGCACCCAATACCACTGTCAGTGTGTTTGGAACACCAGCCTCGGCCAGTCCAGCCTTCAGCACAGCGTCCACGTCCTCCTTAGCAAATGCGCCCACACCGGCTATGAACAGGTCGCCGATACCAGTGACTTCAGTGATGACTCCCAAGACCAGCTCACCGACCACCAGCATGGCATCCGTCTCACCGGCTCTATCTGGAAAGATTTCTAATGAT GTCCAATCAGTTTCAACAACAGCCGCATTGCCAAAGCCGGAGCAATGGCTGGGCAGTATAACCAGCTCGGTACCACCTTCAGTGCAATCTCCTTCGCAAGGACAAATAAGTCCTCGACGGGCACCACCTCTTCACGCGAGGGCGCTCTCCCTCGGTTCAGCCGCCATGAATCAGGCGACCAGAACTGGTCCTTCGGATCCATTCGACGCGGAATGGGCAGAAATAGCGGCGAGGAATCTGCGACAATCGAGCACCACAAACCCGTTCATAATGCCAAACGCGACCCAAGCATTCCAGGTGCAATTGTAG
- the LOC107994819 gene encoding protein numb isoform X11, whose amino-acid sequence MDRLRRSFRDSFRRRKDPHVPESSKPHQWQADETAVRSATCAFHVKYLGCVEVFESRGMQVCEEALKVLRGERLSHAVGCAFAACLERKQRRDKECGVTMTFDSKTSTFTRSGSFRQPSLTERLQDSRERAVDVPPIKQVYNPFAIERPHATPSMLERQGSFRGFTQLNQASPFKRQLSLRINDLPSNLERTRSHSLEPTDLSRMPSAMSHIVPLKPPEFEGYDEVSPIPEISPGGQDSVSAMCQQLSQGLSLLSRTDDFGPISTQSSTSSVAKQLFTSTTANNTPPVTSSNSLDELKLQNGPSLNNNNNNNNNDKNDDLSNLNHVGPSWQEAPSPVLASNHRLTPILNKTSNLSPILPRTNAPTPIVMSTPAPNTTVSVFGTPASASPAFSTASTSSLANAPTPAMNRSPIPVTSVMTPKTSSPTTSMASVSPALSGKISNDVSQINQTSVANTITTSAVQSVSTTAALPKPEQWLGSITSSVPPSVQSPSQGQISPRRAPPLHARALSLGSAAMNQATRTGPSDPFDAEWAEIAARNLRQSSTTNPFIMPNATQAFQVQL is encoded by the exons ATGGACCGACTTCGACGAAGTTTTCGTGATAGCTTTCGACGGCGGAAAGATCCTCATGTACCGGAATCAAGTAAACCGCATCAATGGCAAGCGGACGAAACGGCTGTCCGCTCGGCCACGTGTGCTTTCCATGTTAAG TACCTGGGATGTGTTGAGGTGTTCGAATCAAGGGGTATGCAAGTGTGCGAGGAAGCTCTAAAAGTACTTAGG GGAGAACGTTTGAGTCATGCAGTGGGATGTGCTTTTGCTGCGTGTCTGGAAAGAAAGCAACGAAGGGACAAGGAATGCGGTGTCACGATGacgttcgattcgaaaacTTCAACCTTCACGAGGAGCGGCAGTTTCAGGCAGCCATCTTTAACCGAACGATTGCAGGATTCGCGCGAACGCGCCGTAG atGTACCACCTATAAAGCAAGTCTACAATCCTTTTGCGATAGAGAGACCACACGCCACCCCATCGATGCTCGAAAGACAAGGTTCCTTCCGGGGTTTCACTCAATTGAACCAAGCATCACCGTTCAAAAGGCAGCTTAGTTTACGGATTAACGATCTTCCTAGCAATCTTGAACGCACACGTAGCCATAGCCTTGAACCGACGGATTTGTCACGGATGCCATCTGCTATGTCTCACATCGTACCTCTGAAGCCACCAG AATTCGAAGGATATGACGAAG ttAGTCCAATACCAGAAATATCACCCGGGGGTCAAGATAGCGTTTCAGCGATGTGTCAGCAACTTTCACAAggtctttctcttctttcgagGACCGACGACTTCGGACCAATCTCTACGCAAAGCAGTACAAGCTCTGTGGCTAAACAGCTCTTCACCAGTACCACTGCTAATAATACTCCACCAG TGACGAGTAGCAATTCGTTGGACGAATTAAAACTGCAAAATGGTCCAAGTttgaacaacaacaacaacaacaacaacaacgataAGAACGACGATCTCAGTAATTTGAATCACGTTGGACCCAGTTGGCAGGAAGCTCCGTCACCTGTTTTGGCTTCGAATCACAGGCTTACACCAATCTTGAATAAAACCAGCAATCTTAGTCCCATCCTTCCAAGAACGAACGCGCCTACACCGATAGTTATGAGCACCCCCGCACCCAATACCACTGTCAGTGTGTTTGGAACACCAGCCTCGGCCAGTCCAGCCTTCAGCACAGCGTCCACGTCCTCCTTAGCAAATGCGCCCACACCGGCTATGAACAGGTCGCCGATACCAGTGACTTCAGTGATGACTCCCAAGACCAGCTCACCGACCACCAGCATGGCATCCGTCTCACCGGCTCTATCTGGAAAGATTTCTAATGATGTTAGTCAAATTAATCAAACCTCAGTGGCGAATACTATCACTACATCAGCG GTCCAATCAGTTTCAACAACAGCCGCATTGCCAAAGCCGGAGCAATGGCTGGGCAGTATAACCAGCTCGGTACCACCTTCAGTGCAATCTCCTTCGCAAGGACAAATAAGTCCTCGACGGGCACCACCTCTTCACGCGAGGGCGCTCTCCCTCGGTTCAGCCGCCATGAATCAGGCGACCAGAACTGGTCCTTCGGATCCATTCGACGCGGAATGGGCAGAAATAGCGGCGAGGAATCTGCGACAATCGAGCACCACAAACCCGTTCATAATGCCAAACGCGACCCAAGCATTCCAGGTGCAATTGTAG
- the LOC107994819 gene encoding protein numb isoform X6: MDRLRRSFRDSFRRRKDPHVPESSKPHQWQADETAVRSATCAFHVKYLGCVEVFESRGMQVCEEALKVLRNSRRRPVRAVLHVSGDGLRVVEDETKGLIVDQTIEKVSFCAPDRNHEKGFSYICRDGTTRRWMCHGFLALKESGERLSHAVGCAFAACLERKQRRDKECGVTMTFDSKTSTFTRSGSFRQPSLTERLQDSRERAVDVPPIKQVYNPFAIERPHATPSMLERQGSFRGFTQLNQASPFKRQLSLRINDLPSNLERTRSHSLEPTDLSRMPSAMSHIVPLKPPVSPIPEISPGGQDSVSAMCQQLSQGLSLLSRTDDFGPISTQSSTSSVAKQLFTSTTANNTPPVTSSNSLDELKLQNGPSLNNNNNNNNNDKNDDLSNLNHVGPSWQEAPSPVLASNHRLTPILNKTSNLSPILPRTNAPTPIVMSTPAPNTTVSVFGTPASASPAFSTASTSSLANAPTPAMNRSPIPVTSVMTPKTSSPTTSMASVSPALSGKISNDVSQINQTSVANTITTSAVQSVSTTAALPKPEQWLGSITSSVPPSVQSPSQGQISPRRAPPLHARALSLGSAAMNQATRTGPSDPFDAEWAEIAARNLRQSSTTNPFIMPNATQAFQVQL, encoded by the exons ATGGACCGACTTCGACGAAGTTTTCGTGATAGCTTTCGACGGCGGAAAGATCCTCATGTACCGGAATCAAGTAAACCGCATCAATGGCAAGCGGACGAAACGGCTGTCCGCTCGGCCACGTGTGCTTTCCATGTTAAG TACCTGGGATGTGTTGAGGTGTTCGAATCAAGGGGTATGCAAGTGTGCGAGGAAGCTCTAAAAGTACTTAGG AACTCGAGGAGGCGGCCGGTACGTGCAGTGCTGCACGTATCAGGAGACGGTTTGCGGGTGGTTGAAGATGAGACAAAAGGGCTGATCGTCGATCAGACGATAGAAAAAGTTTCCTTTTGTGCTCCGGATCGAAATCACGAGAAAGGGTTCAGTTACATCTGTAGAGACGGCACGACCAGACGGTGGATGTGCCATGGATTTTTGGCATTGAAAGAATCG GGAGAACGTTTGAGTCATGCAGTGGGATGTGCTTTTGCTGCGTGTCTGGAAAGAAAGCAACGAAGGGACAAGGAATGCGGTGTCACGATGacgttcgattcgaaaacTTCAACCTTCACGAGGAGCGGCAGTTTCAGGCAGCCATCTTTAACCGAACGATTGCAGGATTCGCGCGAACGCGCCGTAG atGTACCACCTATAAAGCAAGTCTACAATCCTTTTGCGATAGAGAGACCACACGCCACCCCATCGATGCTCGAAAGACAAGGTTCCTTCCGGGGTTTCACTCAATTGAACCAAGCATCACCGTTCAAAAGGCAGCTTAGTTTACGGATTAACGATCTTCCTAGCAATCTTGAACGCACACGTAGCCATAGCCTTGAACCGACGGATTTGTCACGGATGCCATCTGCTATGTCTCACATCGTACCTCTGAAGCCACCAG ttAGTCCAATACCAGAAATATCACCCGGGGGTCAAGATAGCGTTTCAGCGATGTGTCAGCAACTTTCACAAggtctttctcttctttcgagGACCGACGACTTCGGACCAATCTCTACGCAAAGCAGTACAAGCTCTGTGGCTAAACAGCTCTTCACCAGTACCACTGCTAATAATACTCCACCAG TGACGAGTAGCAATTCGTTGGACGAATTAAAACTGCAAAATGGTCCAAGTttgaacaacaacaacaacaacaacaacaacgataAGAACGACGATCTCAGTAATTTGAATCACGTTGGACCCAGTTGGCAGGAAGCTCCGTCACCTGTTTTGGCTTCGAATCACAGGCTTACACCAATCTTGAATAAAACCAGCAATCTTAGTCCCATCCTTCCAAGAACGAACGCGCCTACACCGATAGTTATGAGCACCCCCGCACCCAATACCACTGTCAGTGTGTTTGGAACACCAGCCTCGGCCAGTCCAGCCTTCAGCACAGCGTCCACGTCCTCCTTAGCAAATGCGCCCACACCGGCTATGAACAGGTCGCCGATACCAGTGACTTCAGTGATGACTCCCAAGACCAGCTCACCGACCACCAGCATGGCATCCGTCTCACCGGCTCTATCTGGAAAGATTTCTAATGATGTTAGTCAAATTAATCAAACCTCAGTGGCGAATACTATCACTACATCAGCG GTCCAATCAGTTTCAACAACAGCCGCATTGCCAAAGCCGGAGCAATGGCTGGGCAGTATAACCAGCTCGGTACCACCTTCAGTGCAATCTCCTTCGCAAGGACAAATAAGTCCTCGACGGGCACCACCTCTTCACGCGAGGGCGCTCTCCCTCGGTTCAGCCGCCATGAATCAGGCGACCAGAACTGGTCCTTCGGATCCATTCGACGCGGAATGGGCAGAAATAGCGGCGAGGAATCTGCGACAATCGAGCACCACAAACCCGTTCATAATGCCAAACGCGACCCAAGCATTCCAGGTGCAATTGTAG
- the LOC107994819 gene encoding protein numb isoform X7: MDRLRRSFRDSFRRRKDPHVPESSKPHQWQADETAVRSATCAFHVKYLGCVEVFESRGMQVCEEALKVLRNSRRRPVRAVLHVSGDGLRVVEDETKGLIVDQTIEKVSFCAPDRNHEKGFSYICRDGTTRRWMCHGFLALKESGERLSHAVGCAFAACLERKQRRDKECGVTMTFDSKTSTFTRSGSFRQPSLTERLQDSRERAVDVPPIKQVYNPFAIERPHATPSMLERQGSFRGFTQLNQASPFKRQLSLRINDLPSNLERTRSHSLEPTDLSRMPSAMSHIVPLKPPVSPIPEISPGGQDSVSAMCQQLSQGLSLLSRTDDFGPISTQSSTSSVAKQLFTSTTANNTPPVTSSNSLDELKLQNGPSLNNNNNNNNNDKNDDLSNLNHVGPSWQEAPSPVLASNHRLTPILNKTSNLSPILPRTNAPTPIVMSTPAPNTTVSVFGTPASASPAFSTASTSSLANAPTPAMNRSPIPVTSVMTPKTSSPTTSMASVSPALSGKISNDVQSVSTTAALPKPEQWLGSITSSVPPSVQSPSQGQISPRRAPPLHARALSLGSAAMNQATRTGPSDPFDAEWAEIAARNLRQSSTTNPFIMPNATQAFQVQL; this comes from the exons ATGGACCGACTTCGACGAAGTTTTCGTGATAGCTTTCGACGGCGGAAAGATCCTCATGTACCGGAATCAAGTAAACCGCATCAATGGCAAGCGGACGAAACGGCTGTCCGCTCGGCCACGTGTGCTTTCCATGTTAAG TACCTGGGATGTGTTGAGGTGTTCGAATCAAGGGGTATGCAAGTGTGCGAGGAAGCTCTAAAAGTACTTAGG AACTCGAGGAGGCGGCCGGTACGTGCAGTGCTGCACGTATCAGGAGACGGTTTGCGGGTGGTTGAAGATGAGACAAAAGGGCTGATCGTCGATCAGACGATAGAAAAAGTTTCCTTTTGTGCTCCGGATCGAAATCACGAGAAAGGGTTCAGTTACATCTGTAGAGACGGCACGACCAGACGGTGGATGTGCCATGGATTTTTGGCATTGAAAGAATCG GGAGAACGTTTGAGTCATGCAGTGGGATGTGCTTTTGCTGCGTGTCTGGAAAGAAAGCAACGAAGGGACAAGGAATGCGGTGTCACGATGacgttcgattcgaaaacTTCAACCTTCACGAGGAGCGGCAGTTTCAGGCAGCCATCTTTAACCGAACGATTGCAGGATTCGCGCGAACGCGCCGTAG atGTACCACCTATAAAGCAAGTCTACAATCCTTTTGCGATAGAGAGACCACACGCCACCCCATCGATGCTCGAAAGACAAGGTTCCTTCCGGGGTTTCACTCAATTGAACCAAGCATCACCGTTCAAAAGGCAGCTTAGTTTACGGATTAACGATCTTCCTAGCAATCTTGAACGCACACGTAGCCATAGCCTTGAACCGACGGATTTGTCACGGATGCCATCTGCTATGTCTCACATCGTACCTCTGAAGCCACCAG ttAGTCCAATACCAGAAATATCACCCGGGGGTCAAGATAGCGTTTCAGCGATGTGTCAGCAACTTTCACAAggtctttctcttctttcgagGACCGACGACTTCGGACCAATCTCTACGCAAAGCAGTACAAGCTCTGTGGCTAAACAGCTCTTCACCAGTACCACTGCTAATAATACTCCACCAG TGACGAGTAGCAATTCGTTGGACGAATTAAAACTGCAAAATGGTCCAAGTttgaacaacaacaacaacaacaacaacaacgataAGAACGACGATCTCAGTAATTTGAATCACGTTGGACCCAGTTGGCAGGAAGCTCCGTCACCTGTTTTGGCTTCGAATCACAGGCTTACACCAATCTTGAATAAAACCAGCAATCTTAGTCCCATCCTTCCAAGAACGAACGCGCCTACACCGATAGTTATGAGCACCCCCGCACCCAATACCACTGTCAGTGTGTTTGGAACACCAGCCTCGGCCAGTCCAGCCTTCAGCACAGCGTCCACGTCCTCCTTAGCAAATGCGCCCACACCGGCTATGAACAGGTCGCCGATACCAGTGACTTCAGTGATGACTCCCAAGACCAGCTCACCGACCACCAGCATGGCATCCGTCTCACCGGCTCTATCTGGAAAGATTTCTAATGAT GTCCAATCAGTTTCAACAACAGCCGCATTGCCAAAGCCGGAGCAATGGCTGGGCAGTATAACCAGCTCGGTACCACCTTCAGTGCAATCTCCTTCGCAAGGACAAATAAGTCCTCGACGGGCACCACCTCTTCACGCGAGGGCGCTCTCCCTCGGTTCAGCCGCCATGAATCAGGCGACCAGAACTGGTCCTTCGGATCCATTCGACGCGGAATGGGCAGAAATAGCGGCGAGGAATCTGCGACAATCGAGCACCACAAACCCGTTCATAATGCCAAACGCGACCCAAGCATTCCAGGTGCAATTGTAG